The genomic stretch ATACCTGGCTAGGGGCAGTCTTCAAAACAAGCTGGAGAACTTGATCGCGGCTTTGCTGTGACAAGTAACCAGGGATGATGATATTAGATGCGTGGGGTTGATGTGGGGAGAGAGCCAGGTCTACTTGTCGCTCGTCGAGAGTGATGCCCTCTTGCTCACTAAAGGCGTTCTGATTGCGCTCTGGTACCCAAAACCATGGCGATTGCTTAAAAACAGCATGCCGTCGCCTCACTGCATCGCCGCTATTGGTTGCTCCAGCATCATTGATAGTGGTGCCGCCTGGTGTAGTCTCTGCGCCAACGCGACCGGCATCCAGCGTTGGTGTATTGAACGTTTCGTCAATGGCTGGCACAAAATCAGCCCCAAAGAGATCAACTTGGCCAAACCAATCAGTCTCAGGTAACCATGCGGTGAGATCAGGAGGCGGACATAGATACTCGGTTGCTAGAAAATCTGAGTGGGTGACCATGATCTGCTCAAAGAAGTTGGAGAGTGGGTTCTGTTGATGGACCGCTTCTTGGTATATGTTTGAGATGCCTTGATGAGCGGCAGCCGCGTCCATGAATGCGTCAACAGGATACGAGAAATCGGGTGCTGGTTCCTCTTGCCTGGCAGACTGCTCTGATGTCTGCTCAATGCGCGGActggaagcggcaacagAACCATCTCGCCCGTCGGGCGTTCGCGTCGTGCATTGCACGTTCTTCTTTTGACATCTTTGGCAAGGTCTGTGGTTATCACACTTTACTTTTGAGATTACGCAAGCGTTGCATGCTTTGGTAGCCCTCTCAACAGGGCGGTGGAGGCTTACTTGCCCCTCTGCGGCATTCTTTGTATGAGTGGATCGATGTCGAAGGAGTAAGTCCCTGCAGCAACAATCCCGTTAGTCGGGTTTCGTGTCTGCTAGTGTGCAGTTCGCTCGAGGTCCTGGCTTCCCAAGCACGTACTCCACTCCACGTTCATGTGTGCACGTGTGCTGGCACCGATTAAATGGAAATGTCACTAACCTGCGATTGAATGCTGCAGGACACTCTGCGCAACGGAAAGATCTTTCGTTCCGATCTACAGTCACTCCGTCAGCGATGTCCTCGGGGTGGGCGCTCCGATGGATGCTTACGCGAGTCCAAGTGTCGGTTCAGGTGGTCGAGCCGATCATAAGTGCGGCGACACACCTGACATTGCAGGGAGGGCGCGCTGTCCAGGTTAGAGGACGCCCGGGCCCGCTTCGATGGTCTGGTAATCGTGTCATCGGTTTCTGCTAACATTTCGAGGGAAGGGGAGTGGCAGCGGAACATGTGGAAAAGGTATGGGTAAGTCGGACCATCCTTCTGCGCCTTTCGGAACATGTGGGCGGCAATTCAACTACGGTAGTTACTTGACTCGCCAGCTGCGGGGTCGTCGGAGCGGCCCACCGACATGGAACGACAGTACCGGAATTCAGCCTTGACTATGAGCCCTGAATCATGAAGTACCACATTACGACTAAACATGAATCAATCTTACGACCATGTGAGATGAGGTTTACCTGGTGCATCCCGACTGTACTTGCTTCTGTCTTTCGTTGCTGTCACTGTCACAACACTACTGATCACACCAAAGACCCGAAGTGGACTTGCAAATCGCGTCGCAGAGAGAATTCCGCCAGTAAACCATGATGTCCATCCAGGTTGTGGTAAGAGGTGTGGCCAATATCGGAGAGGGCATGTCAGCCTCCACTTACTGATGCGAGAGTGTTCTATTGAAAGACTAGCAACCAAACCAATCATCTAGATCGCGGAACGTCTATGCCCCTTGAAGTGTTACTGAACCCCGTGCCTCGGAATATGTGGGCAGATCCTTGGGGTGGAAATTACTTGAATTGCGTCTGGGCAAGCAAGGCTGTTGTGGCCACCAGATCGGCAGTGGATTCCATTACTTTAATTCCGTGGTGTGATCATCTCACCTTCTACCATCAAGTGCAACGACACACTACTCTATTTACGAAAGACTTTGTTCGATATGATTCAGACAACTACGCAAACCGCACCAGTAACGCTGAAGGCTGTTGGCGGGGGCCCGATGAAGATCGACGGCACGGAAACCAACTATGGCGACTGGAGAGACGACCTTGCCCGTGACGGCTATGCTATCGTGAAGGGGGCGATTCCAAGGGAGAGGGCCGATGCTTATGCAGACGGCATGTACACATGGTTGGAAGGCTTGTAAGTGGTGATGATCCCACAACAATCTTTAGCACGACTGACACAAGTCTAACAGCAACCTGGGATTTGACCGAAACGATGTTTCCACGGCTCACAAAGATAAATTACCAGCCATCAACGAGAAGGGCATGTGCCTCCATTACGCCGTAACACACGAAGACTTTGCCTGGGGTGTACGTGGCGAGCCAGGCGTTGTAGGGGCTTTCGAAAAGATATACGACGACAAAGAGCTCATCGTCTCATTTGACGCCATCAACTTCACATTTCCCAAGTAAGTTCGTCGTCTCAACAGCCTTTTACACCGGCTAATAAAGTTGCTAGCCGAAAGGACATTGCGCCCAACAAGCCATGGCCTCATCAAGACCAGGATCCCGCGAAGCCAGGATTCAGATGCATGCAAGGTCTCGTCAACCTGCTGCCCAATGGCCCGGATGATGGTGGCTTGATAGTGTGCCCTGGGGGCCATCTCGTGTCTGACGAATTCCACAAAGACATGGCCGATGAGCCACGTATTCCAGCATGGACTCCTGAGTGGTTTGGGTTCACAGAGAACGGCCTCAAATGGCTAGAGAAGAAGGGTCTGAAATGGGTCAAGGTGTGCGCTGAGCCTGGAGATCTATTGCTCTGGTAAGCTCACTCACGCTCTGTTGATACACTCCAATCATGTTACTGACTACGACTTAGGGACTCCCGTACTCCTCACTACAACCTTGCTTCAAAGACCAATCAGCCCAGATTCGCTGTATACACCTGCTACATGCCTGTCTCACACGCGACTCAAGAAGATCTCGTACGCAAGAAGGACGCCTACGAAAGGTTTGTGGGCACTACACACTGGCCCAATGCCAGACACACTGGATCGAACGTAGCACAGCGAGATGGGGAGGATGACCCGCACAACCGTTTTGAGCCAGTGAACAAGCCAAAACTTGATGAGCGTACATTCAAGTTGACTGGAATCCCTTACATCAAGTCGTAGATCATGCAAACAACATACAATACAATTATCTCTGTTCGTAACATGCTGCACTATTGTTGTTCGGAGTGTTTGTGAGCAGCGAAAAAGGCGACGTCACATTCGTCCGCTCTGTATCAGCTGAGCCTTATTTGAAACAGGGTTAGCCGAGATGGACCTAGAGCGAAGGCTTCTGAGTGAGTGTATGCGGAAAGTTTGCTTACGTTGTAACATGTATTACTATTGCTAGAAAGATTGTGTTCTTATGATTATCTCTCAATACCACTACGTCTTGTTACAGGCAATACAAGCCCGGAGAGATCCCCCCTAGTGTAACATCTCGACAGTTCTAGGGGCAAGTGAAAACCTAGTTCAGTCCCTCATTTCTTCCACTAGCATGTGAACTCGACATCAGTTTTAGTGTTCAAGTAAAAATGTAgcggtgtgaggagaggaggaggactgcgttgcattgtgtagctatggaggaactgcagctatataggtgtgtgtgatgagaaagtgtggtagcgatagccgtacccaactctcacccaagtcggtcttggcaaggcccaaaccgttacaaAAAATCGTCGAGCCTGAAGACATTGGACGCGTGTTAGTATTGATGGATTGAGAATTCTCACCGACACATGCGTAGCCTCAAGCTGCAACGCCCTAGAGAACCAACGAGAGATACATGGGGTTCATCGGAGCTCTCTTGCTGCTATCTGCGTAATGACATCTAAGACTCAGCTAATGCCTACAATGAGGCTGATCATCGCGATGATCTACACACTTGATACTGAATCAGCGAGACATGGAAGGAACCCCAACATGCTTCGCCGTTGCCCAACGGCCCGTGTAAGCCCGAATGCGCTTACCATACAGGAAAATGGGGATACCAAGACACCCAAAGAGCGCCGTGAGTCCGGCATATGTACCAAAAGAACCATCGTAACCAGTTGTTTCAATAAACTTGGCTACACCGTAGCTCGTACCAAAAGAAACGAATCCGCGGAAAGCCGTGATGACAACAAGAACGGGCCCAGCCCGCGCAGGGTAAGAATCGAGTAAATATGTAATGGCAGCAATGTTTGCGCCGACAAAGCAGAAGTAATAGCCTGCATTGGCGAACACAATGACAAACCAATGGTATTTGTCGGGATATTGCCCAGCTTGGCCATATAGTGTGGCGGAGAGAATCCCGAATAGGATCGGGATCCAGAGGACGAGGAGGCGGTTTTCGGGCTCATGGAAACCGTCGTTACGCTTGGCCCGCCATTTGATGATCTTGTCTGACCCGTTGCCGAGGAGAGGGAGTGCAACAAAGGCGACTACAACTTGTCCCGCGTTGACATATGATGCTGCGTCATTGCCCCAGTTGTAAGGAGGATGAGTGACGATAGCGCCGTAAGTCGTTCCGATGGCGATGTTGATTCCACTGCCGGGTGGTTAGCTATACTCCAAGGCTCTCATGCGGTTGAGGTGGCACTTACATTGTCAAGCCGTTGAGACAGAATGCCCATAAGACATTTGGGAAGAGAAGAATTTGGAAGGTATGCTGTCAGACAATCAGTCTTGGGGATGATAGTCGTGTGGATTATCGGCTATACTTACGACGAAGCCGTACCAGCCCTCCACCCAATCAAACTCCCCAACAAATAAGCGCATATCCGACCTGATCGTCCGCGGTGGATACTTTGTAGTATCCAGCGCGGGTCTCTCTGACAGCCTCACTGGTGCTGCTGTCGTTTGTACTTGTTCGACACCATCAAATTCTGACGATTGTCCGTACGCTACCAGGGATCGAGGGTAGCGACTCTCTGGCACGAGAAAAATCGACAGGATCAGAGTCACAGCTGAAAAGCCTGCGCCTAATCTGTACCAATTCGCAGGACCGACGGCTCCAGCCAAGGGAGACGCAGCAATGGTGAGGCCAGCCGAAAGCACTGTCTGTATTGCAGACTGCCACATGAGAAACGTACTACGCTCATGCATAAAATGTATCTCCTACGAGTTGCTATTAGTAAAGCATTCAATTCGAATATCTCGGCACTCCTTACCTGTATCATCATAGGTACCAAAGCCTCACTTTGTCCAGCAGCGAAGCCGAGCACCATTCTCGCACCGAGGTGCCAATTGTAGTCCCTTGCTTGGGCTGCCAGGAGAGCCCCAAGTATGAGTACAACCAGCGATCCGAGAAAGACGGGTCGTCTGCCAATGGACAGAGCCAAGGGCATGCATGTGAGACAGCCGACACCCATGAACATGGATGGATACGTCATGAGAGCTGTGATATCAGCATAATCGGCACCATGCACAGCGTATTCTGGGATGTAGAAGCCCAAAAGACCACCAAAGCCAGACACCAATGACAGACCGAGACTGGAGACTAGAACCGCAGTCAGATATCAGAGTTTTGGATACGAGGGTGGGACCTTACAGATTGATACGAGGGAGATGAAAACAATCTTCCTCCATTTGGATAGGTTGAGAGGGTCTGGATGGAGCGTCAGGGTTGTATGCAGGGGCAGAAGATACTGCAAAATCACCTCGTGGGTCAGCACTTGGCGAGGGTACGAGGTAAACGTCCGTATCGTCAGTGATGGTCACTGTACCCATGGTATGGGTCTGACGAAGACCATCCTTGCTATACTCCTCATCGCTCGGGAGATACTCAAATCTCTCCACGGTCGCCTCCGACGGCTTTGAATCTTTGGTGATATCGGTCATTTTTAGAAAGTGGCTTGTGTGAAGAAGATGACTGAAACAACAAAAGATGAAATGAGAGACAAGACCCGCTCGCACAATTCAGCGAGAGCTTCACAGTGTCACTACTGGTCTGAGAAGCAAGTGTTGCTGGCACTCACCTCTTTATCAACAACTTCCCGGGGTCGATTCAGGATATCAACCGCCGTCCCCAACCCCACTCGCCGCCTTCCCTTAGCTGTTCCCACCGCGACCGACGGATCTTGCGAAGTTCATGATTCGCAACTAGACCAGACTCCGCCTCAAATGTCTCTTGGCTGCTAGCACAGATCTTGGTAATGGCATCCCCCATGGGGAAACTTTGCGGGGTAGGATGCATGTGGTATCCAGGCCCGGCGACGGCTACCAGAACAGAACTAGCGTTCGGAAAGTGGGCGATGGCACTTGGCCACGGCACCTGCATTCCGTACATTTACGACCATGGGCGTCAAACTGTAGGTGACAAGAAATTTGACAATGTAAAGGTGGGGGAAGAGGCGCTGAGCGTTTTCGGAATATTTTTGCCGCAGGTACACTGCTGATGAGCGAGCAAATGTTGTCTCTCAGCGACATACTAAGCCCACCTCACGTTCTATATAGCACGTGAACAAGATTACAATTCACCATGTGCTATCACAAAGCTCTGCATAGAATTATGTTATGGGTCGCGATTGAACATGATGAATACGTTGACCTACGTCTATATCGAGACAAATGGCAGGATAACACGACTGGGGGTATCTGGGCCAATGTGAATCCGGTGCTCTCCCTTGTTTCTCTCATGCTCTGGCCGCTCAGTTGAAAATGCAGTGTACTCTGCAATCGATGGGAATGTTCCCGAGACCTGAGATAATCGTTAGTCACTACGCCACTATTGAACAAGGTCCGCTGCAAAGAACTTACCTGAACACTGATAGATTGGCCCTCCTCAAAGTCTACACCCATAGACCAAATTCCGATCTCAAGCTTGACAATGTCACCAGGCGTGATTTTTTCCTCGATATCGTGAGGGTGGAAAGGAAACTGTTCGTGAATAGACTTTTCTGGAATGAATCGTCGGTGACTTGCACGTAGAGTACCCACACTCCCCATATGTAGGTTAGTGCTTTGGCGATCTTTTGCTGGGATGTCTGCAATGCTCTTGATTTCTTCTGGAATGGCGGAGAAGGGGAAGCAGAGATGCATCATCAACTCGCCGTTCTTTTCACGCTTGCGCAAGATGACGAAGACATTGAGATCGTCGTGTGAAGGGCAGGACATGTACAGAACGGCTTTGGGTAGTCCAATGAGGCGAGACTTTTCAGTGAAAGTATGCGTAAATTCTGCAATTGACTTCGAGTCCTCGGAGTTGTAAGATAGCACTTCTGCTGTGGAAGATGGTTTCTCGCTGAGGCCTGATTTGGAAAAGTGGAAATGGCGATACTGTGTGTCTGGTACGGGAAAATCGCCGTATTCGATGTTGTCAATTGCGTCTTGGTCTCCAAATTGTAATGCTGACCATCGCACTTTGGGGGTTGATTCCCAGTCGTTCGCAATGCCCTTCAAATAGTAGTCAAAGTACTTTTGCAGTTCATCGTGAGAATGTTTGACGCAATACAGCTCATACCACTCTTGGTATGAACTCCATCGGATCCATTTCTTGTTATGAGGAAGTTCGAGCCACGCTCGTATGGAACCCATGGTGTGGATACTGCTGAAGTCACTTCCACTGATGTAGACTGGACATTCGATTTTGGTCATGTCAGGTCGCTTATCCTCCCAGTAGGCATTCGAAACCGGCGATCTTCGGTACATCTCGGCCATATCCTCGATGCCGCCGTTCGGATTGTTGGTCTTGATGATGAATTTCGTAATAAGATCGAAGTTGGACATTGAAAAGATACCACCACGGCAGAACTGCTCGCGGTAGATATCTCCAGATCCTTCCCAGGGCGCAATCG from Pyrenophora tritici-repentis strain M4 chromosome 1, whole genome shotgun sequence encodes the following:
- a CDS encoding PhyH domain containing protein codes for the protein MIQTTTQTAPVTLKAVGGGPMKIDGTETNYGDWRDDLARDGYAIVKGAIPRERADAYADGMYTWLEGFNLGFDRNDVSTAHKDKLPAINEKGMCLHYAVTHEDFAWGVRGEPGVVGAFEKIYDDKELIVSFDAINFTFPNRKDIAPNKPWPHQDQDPAKPGFRCMQGLVNLLPNGPDDGGLIVCPGGHLVSDEFHKDMADEPRIPAWTPEWFGFTENGLKWLEKKGLKWVKVCAEPGDLLLWDSRTPHYNLASKTNQPRFAVYTCYMPVSHATQEDLVRKKDAYERFVGTTHWPNARHTGSNVAQRDGEDDPHNRFEPVNKPKLDERTFKLTGIPYIKS
- a CDS encoding AraJ, Arabinose efflux permease, which produces MTDITKDSKPSEATVERFEYLPSDEEYSKDGLRQTHTMGTVTITDDTDVYLVPSPSADPRDPLNLSKWRKIVFISLVSIFSSLGLSLVSGFGGLLGFYIPEYAVHGADYADITALMTYPSMFMGVGCLTCMPLALSIGRRPVFLGSLVVLILGALLAAQARDYNWHLGARMVLGFAAGQSEALVPMMIQEIHFMHERSTFLMWQSAIQTVLSAGLTIAASPLAGAVGPANWYRLGAGFSAVTLILSIFLVPESRYPRSLVAYGQSSEFDGVEQVQTTAAPVRLSERPALDTTKYPPRTIRSDMRLFVGEFDWVEGWYGFVHTFQILLFPNVLWAFCLNGLTIGINIAIGTTYGAIVTHPPYNWGNDAASYVNAGQVVVAFVALPLLGNGSDKIIKWRAKRNDGFHEPENRLLVLWIPILFGILSATLYGQAGQYPDKYHWFVIVFANAGYYFCFVGANIAAITYLLDSYPARAGPVLVVITAFRGFVSFGTSYGVAKFIETTGYDGSFGTYAGLTALFGCLGIPIFLYGKRIRAYTGRWATAKHVGVPSMSR
- a CDS encoding x-pro dipeptidyl-peptidase c-terminal non-catalytic domain-containing protein, with product MPAQLPQVAYKRISQPEVGVNNYQGFTPGKVEIIKKGTRPYEGRALESDIRIDHDVEIKVRDGVRLYADIYRPADAKDNEKLPAVVSWSCYGKKYSALHMLPMCVWQCCVPKEALSGLEKFEGLDPVTWCPRGYAIVSVDSRGTGDSDGSIPLMGSQDAEDCYDVIEALAAMPWSNGKVGMAGNSALAIIQWHVASLRPPHLAAIAPWEGSGDIYREQFCRGGIFSMSNFDLITKFIIKTNNPNGGIEDMAEMYRRSPVSNAYWEDKRPDMTKIECPVYISGSDFSSIHTMGSIRAWLELPHNKKWIRWSSYQEWYELYCVKHSHDELQKYFDYYLKGIANDWESTPKVRWSALQFGDQDAIDNIEYGDFPVPDTQYRHFHFSKSGLSEKPSSTAEVLSYNSEDSKSIAEFTHTFTEKSRLIGLPKAVLYMSCPSHDDLNVFVILRKREKNGELMMHLCFPFSAIPEEIKSIADIPAKDRQSTNLHMGSVGTLRASHRRFIPEKSIHEQFPFHPHDIEEKITPGDIVKLEIGIWSMGVDFEEGQSISVQVSGTFPSIAEYTAFSTERPEHERNKGEHRIHIGPDTPSRVILPFVSI